In Flavivirga abyssicola, the following are encoded in one genomic region:
- a CDS encoding NUDIX hydrolase, with the protein MNFDEFLKLTSKVKNIQLPAESSHFKMVPPFRRALMEKQKEAIKKAKRAGVLALFYPDKNDQTKLVLILRKTYKGVHSAQVAFPGGKLERQDVSLEAAALREAFEEVGVPVETVEVIRELSQVYIPPSNFYVQPFLGITKTTPSFIKQDDEVETIIEIDLQHFLDDSVLINKQVSTSYSVEVPAFKLNGHVVWGATAMMLSEIKDLLKEHT; encoded by the coding sequence ATGAATTTTGATGAATTTTTAAAATTGACTTCAAAAGTAAAGAATATACAGCTTCCAGCCGAATCGTCTCACTTTAAAATGGTTCCACCTTTCCGAAGAGCGCTTATGGAAAAGCAAAAAGAAGCCATAAAAAAGGCTAAAAGAGCAGGGGTATTGGCACTGTTTTATCCAGATAAAAATGACCAGACAAAACTGGTGCTTATTCTAAGAAAAACATATAAAGGTGTACATTCTGCACAAGTTGCATTTCCTGGTGGTAAGTTAGAAAGGCAAGATGTGTCGTTAGAAGCAGCAGCGTTAAGAGAAGCTTTTGAAGAAGTGGGAGTGCCTGTAGAAACCGTGGAAGTTATCCGAGAATTATCTCAAGTTTATATTCCGCCAAGCAATTTTTATGTGCAACCTTTTTTAGGTATTACTAAAACAACACCAAGCTTTATTAAGCAAGATGATGAAGTTGAGACCATTATAGAAATAGATTTGCAACATTTTTTAGATGATAGTGTGTTGATAAATAAGCAAGTGTCAACTTCTTATAGTGTTGAGGTGCCTGCATTTAAATTAAACGGACATGTAGTCTGGGGGGCTACAGCCATGATGCTAAGTGAAATTAAAGACTTGTTAAAAGAACACACGTAA
- a CDS encoding DUF4350 domain-containing protein, whose amino-acid sequence MKKILPILVIIVALMVTAAVVIGVKRTKTVNWEESFNEKSNEPYGVSIFYKELSNLFKDFKIRTVFHQPSSYLSANSESGYGEHVAEGSYIIIGNSDYLEDDSVDELLNFVDAGNTLFISDYYFSQKIHDTLDIDVDYILNEKKDSISHQSLKYIGIENTIIDKNAGDYYFSRFDSINFNVLGYSKIDYKHANFIQVPFGDGNIYLHLEPKAFTNYNILKEDRYKYVEGLISYLPENNVYFDSYAKIQTGYDGEVEKESNLSWFLEQLSFRWAWYTALIFGILFMIFNAKRRQRIIKIIKPLQNTTIAFVKTVSNLYFDTQDHKNLIDKKITYFLEKIRTDYNLDTSTLNDEFIVKLAAKTGKKKDDVKKLINYINSLRSKDDFFEDNLIKLNKLIEAFYTI is encoded by the coding sequence ATGAAGAAAATTTTACCTATACTCGTCATAATTGTAGCCCTGATGGTTACAGCGGCTGTAGTAATTGGTGTTAAGAGAACTAAAACCGTTAATTGGGAAGAGTCTTTTAACGAAAAAAGTAATGAACCTTACGGTGTTAGCATATTTTATAAAGAGTTATCTAATCTTTTTAAAGATTTTAAAATTAGAACAGTGTTCCATCAACCAAGCAGTTATTTAAGTGCTAATTCTGAAAGTGGTTATGGAGAGCATGTCGCAGAAGGAAGTTATATAATTATTGGGAATTCTGATTATTTAGAAGATGATTCTGTTGATGAATTATTAAATTTTGTTGATGCTGGTAACACATTGTTTATCTCCGATTATTATTTTTCTCAAAAAATTCATGACACCTTAGATATTGATGTTGATTATATTTTAAATGAAAAGAAAGATAGTATTTCACATCAATCTCTAAAATATATAGGTATTGAAAATACCATTATAGATAAAAATGCAGGGGATTACTACTTTTCTCGCTTCGATTCCATAAATTTCAATGTACTCGGATATTCTAAAATTGATTACAAACATGCCAATTTTATTCAGGTTCCTTTCGGAGATGGGAATATATACTTACACCTGGAACCAAAAGCTTTTACAAATTATAACATTTTAAAGGAAGACAGGTACAAATATGTCGAAGGCTTAATCTCTTATTTACCAGAGAATAATGTGTATTTTGATTCGTATGCAAAAATACAGACAGGTTATGATGGTGAGGTTGAAAAAGAATCTAATTTAAGCTGGTTTTTGGAACAGTTATCATTTAGATGGGCTTGGTATACTGCCTTAATTTTTGGTATTTTATTTATGATCTTTAACGCCAAACGTAGGCAGCGGATTATAAAAATTATAAAACCATTACAAAATACCACCATAGCTTTTGTTAAAACCGTATCTAATTTATATTTTGATACTCAAGATCATAAAAACTTAATTGATAAAAAAATAACGTACTTTTTAGAAAAAATAAGAACGGATTATAATTTAGACACATCTACTTTAAATGATGAATTTATAGTAAAGCTGGCGGCAAAAACCGGCAAGAAAAAAGATGATGTTAAAAAATTAATCAACTACATTAATTCACTAAGATCTAAAGATGATTTTTTTGAAGACAACCTAATCAAATTAAATAAGCTCATTGAAGCTTTTTATACTATATAA
- a CDS encoding stage II sporulation protein M, translated as MREVSFIKQNKEKWLSFERAVFNNDFENPDELASQYIHLINDLAYAQTYYPKSKVIIYLNQLAAKAFQKIYKTKREDTNRIIGFWKTEVPLICYQYRKFIYIAFIVFFAFTFIGVISAANDGEFVRSVLGDNYVDMSIENIEAGDPVAVYKSGSNWGSFIGITINNLRVGIIAFVLGVFLGIGTLYIMFKNCIMLGSFQYFFYEKGVLWESVRGIWIHGAMEIFAIVIEAAAGLILGASILFPATHSRYTSFKQGAKTGIKILISTFPFTFSAGFLEGFITRYSNIMPNWLSTGIILITLSIISYYYLIYPFKIQKQITQPQTISPILN; from the coding sequence ATGAGGGAAGTTTCATTTATTAAACAAAATAAGGAAAAATGGTTAAGTTTTGAAAGGGCCGTCTTTAATAATGACTTTGAAAATCCCGACGAGCTTGCCTCACAGTACATTCATTTAATAAATGATTTAGCTTACGCACAAACTTATTATCCTAAGAGTAAGGTTATTATTTACCTTAATCAGTTGGCTGCTAAAGCATTTCAAAAAATTTACAAAACCAAACGAGAAGACACAAACAGAATTATTGGGTTTTGGAAAACCGAAGTCCCTCTCATTTGTTATCAATACCGAAAGTTTATTTACATCGCGTTTATCGTCTTTTTTGCCTTTACCTTTATTGGTGTTATTTCTGCTGCCAATGATGGAGAATTTGTACGTTCTGTATTAGGAGATAACTATGTAGATATGTCCATTGAAAATATTGAAGCCGGAGATCCCGTAGCCGTTTATAAAAGTGGTAGCAATTGGGGAAGTTTTATAGGGATTACCATAAACAATCTTCGAGTTGGTATTATTGCTTTTGTTTTAGGTGTTTTTTTAGGAATAGGTACACTCTACATCATGTTTAAAAATTGCATTATGCTGGGGTCGTTTCAATATTTCTTTTACGAAAAAGGTGTTTTATGGGAAAGTGTTCGTGGTATATGGATACATGGTGCCATGGAAATTTTCGCTATAGTTATTGAAGCTGCTGCTGGTCTTATTCTAGGAGCCAGTATTTTATTTCCTGCAACACATTCCAGATATACATCATTTAAACAAGGCGCAAAAACTGGTATTAAAATTTTAATAAGCACCTTTCCATTTACCTTTTCTGCTGGATTTCTGGAAGGTTTCATTACACGATATTCTAATATTATGCCTAATTGGTTATCTACTGGCATCATTTTAATAACACTAAGTATTATTAGTTATTACTATTTAATTTACCCTTTTAAAATTCAGAAGCAAATTACCCAACCCCAAACCATAAGCCCCATTCTTAATTGA
- a CDS encoding Ig-like domain-containing protein has protein sequence MKKINLMTHQLLLLISTMAISLLGYSQTVEVSGNTPLRKWDKIVVSLTLPSNISESDTSFRNNRMDVVFTDPNGKTIRVPGFFAADGDAANTNAKTGNKFKAYLRPYETGDWNYQVLYYTGTDVALQEVSSLPSPIHDLSGAVGTVTSTNAVLPDLRAKGRLLYQNTGTDNERRYLKWTETGEYLLKFGPDSPENMLDYNDFDHDVNKNGCGLCTEHKFNPHADDWQAGDPTWNGGKGKNLIGAVNYLRALEMNSMSMSLFGGDDKNVFPWTSLSNKYQFDVSKLEQWEIVFDHAESNGLMLHFKLAEAENWDALSLDQIKVYYREMVARFSHHLAIEWNISEEFGGKDGTDPANSIPRIDWLASIDPWQNHRVLHTYPGAHETHYNYLIANNAKITGASIQSARASGYDDAYDGKSGIKTWIDNSKGAGKPWVVASDEQNPGSTGMFATADISTKEVIPQARKKILWKGLMAGGSGVMWYGGSQGDFQTEDFDRFSILFDWTKIAILQFFKGHGLEYWKMQNNDALASGNLNRCLAEEGKTYVIYLEQGGTTDLDLTGQTGDFDIKWFNPRTGGDLFDGSVTVVAGGSSINIGNPPNSSSSDWVALIRQTGRPNVAVTGLNVTPETVELEKGKTVTLGRLVLPAEATNKTVTWSSSAPDIATVSANGVVTAIAEGLATITGTTQEGGFTDSAVVTVVLPEVIDLGCPFIEKDGLLVIEAESALNYNEALFTHETAQVGTTTHTGTGYLRYGGPNHFGAQVAIHTIAYKIKITNPGVYRFLWRNVRDPQAATGDAGNDAWLNITGNNVRYFGKKNNVEYTLNKHTKHWIQRSNFVYETYGETNSGGTHVNGMSTWADFPVAGEYIIEYGGRSKGHCVDRIVLFKADQEAAAKNVNTPESLQEGTCEPEPICQNVILNAVDFPITPKIDGFEVGYVDNARNAMAINAAQHKDKFAAVKQTFTGIDGTYNIALTTLAELDGESTYVLKVGGVEIGTYQNPETDVDYTPTTKTWEGVSVKSGDEIQVEFNSHTNGKIPEGGGTAYSRGRWTQLVFLCPGSPNPSDPETVAFLNFPDAFSKDTTTFSVEAIYSANETREINFALKTPDNKHINQGVLTVPAGTDQTVVVSVSVPAPLAPAPKYKFVVALRPVGGDFSSNINREIDFADIVDALSVNEETLNKGISVYPNPLGNKKITIKLHGGIANKVAYSIFDLNGRLILSGKSEKKIFEVSSQALKARGVYILKVNDGSAQFIQKIVK, from the coding sequence ATGAAAAAAATTAATCTAATGACACACCAGTTGTTATTACTAATCAGTACTATGGCTATTTCGCTATTAGGGTATAGTCAAACTGTGGAGGTAAGCGGTAATACACCACTTCGTAAATGGGATAAAATTGTTGTTTCACTTACATTACCATCTAACATAAGTGAGTCTGATACAAGTTTTAGAAATAACAGGATGGATGTCGTTTTTACAGATCCTAACGGAAAAACGATTAGGGTCCCTGGTTTTTTTGCTGCTGATGGCGATGCTGCAAATACCAATGCTAAAACTGGTAATAAATTTAAAGCTTACTTGAGACCATACGAAACAGGAGATTGGAACTATCAAGTGCTTTATTATACTGGTACAGACGTTGCTTTGCAAGAAGTAAGTAGCTTACCATCTCCAATCCACGATTTGAGTGGGGCTGTTGGTACAGTGACTTCTACAAACGCTGTGCTTCCTGATTTAAGAGCAAAAGGGAGATTGTTATATCAAAATACAGGGACCGATAATGAACGTCGTTATTTAAAATGGACTGAAACAGGTGAGTATCTTTTGAAATTTGGTCCAGACTCACCAGAAAATATGCTGGACTATAATGATTTTGACCATGATGTTAATAAAAATGGTTGTGGTTTATGTACAGAGCATAAATTTAATCCACATGCCGATGATTGGCAAGCAGGAGATCCTACTTGGAACGGTGGAAAAGGAAAAAATCTTATAGGTGCTGTTAATTATTTAAGAGCGTTGGAAATGAACTCTATGTCTATGTCGCTTTTTGGAGGAGATGATAAAAATGTGTTTCCTTGGACTAGTTTATCAAATAAATATCAGTTTGATGTGTCAAAGTTAGAGCAATGGGAAATTGTTTTTGATCATGCTGAGAGCAATGGATTGATGCTTCATTTTAAATTAGCAGAGGCTGAAAATTGGGATGCCTTGTCTCTTGATCAGATCAAGGTATATTATAGAGAGATGGTCGCTAGGTTTAGCCATCATTTAGCTATTGAGTGGAATATTTCTGAAGAGTTTGGTGGTAAAGATGGTACAGATCCTGCTAATTCTATTCCTAGAATTGATTGGTTAGCAAGTATAGACCCTTGGCAAAATCATAGAGTGCTTCATACATACCCAGGAGCACATGAAACGCATTATAACTATTTGATTGCTAATAATGCTAAAATTACAGGAGCTTCCATTCAAAGTGCTAGAGCGTCAGGTTATGACGATGCTTATGATGGTAAATCAGGAATTAAAACATGGATTGATAATTCTAAAGGAGCAGGTAAACCATGGGTGGTAGCAAGTGATGAGCAAAACCCAGGGTCAACAGGAATGTTCGCAACAGCAGATATAAGTACTAAAGAAGTCATTCCACAAGCTAGAAAAAAGATCCTTTGGAAAGGCTTAATGGCAGGAGGCTCTGGAGTTATGTGGTACGGAGGTTCTCAGGGTGATTTTCAGACGGAGGATTTTGATAGATTCTCAATTTTATTTGACTGGACAAAAATAGCTATTCTACAATTTTTTAAAGGACACGGCTTAGAGTATTGGAAAATGCAAAATAATGATGCGCTTGCGAGTGGTAATTTAAACAGATGTTTAGCTGAAGAAGGAAAAACCTATGTTATTTATTTAGAACAAGGAGGCACTACTGATTTAGATTTAACAGGGCAGACTGGAGATTTTGATATTAAATGGTTTAATCCAAGAACAGGAGGCGATTTATTTGATGGTTCAGTAACCGTTGTAGCAGGTGGATCTAGTATAAATATTGGTAATCCGCCAAATAGCTCAAGTTCAGATTGGGTAGCTTTAATAAGACAAACAGGAAGACCAAATGTTGCTGTTACAGGTCTTAATGTAACTCCTGAGACTGTAGAATTAGAGAAAGGAAAAACAGTTACTTTAGGTAGATTAGTATTACCCGCTGAAGCTACAAATAAAACGGTTACATGGTCCTCTAGTGCCCCAGATATTGCTACAGTTAGTGCAAATGGTGTGGTTACTGCAATTGCTGAAGGTTTGGCAACCATAACAGGAACAACTCAAGAGGGTGGTTTTACAGACAGTGCTGTTGTAACAGTTGTTTTGCCTGAGGTCATAGATTTAGGTTGTCCATTTATTGAGAAAGACGGTTTATTAGTTATTGAAGCTGAAAGTGCTTTAAATTATAATGAAGCTTTATTTACTCATGAAACAGCTCAAGTTGGAACTACGACTCATACAGGCACTGGGTATTTAAGATATGGAGGTCCAAATCATTTTGGAGCTCAAGTCGCCATTCATACTATAGCGTATAAGATAAAAATAACAAACCCTGGGGTTTATCGCTTTTTATGGCGAAATGTTAGAGATCCGCAAGCTGCTACAGGTGATGCAGGTAATGATGCATGGTTAAATATAACTGGTAATAATGTGCGTTATTTTGGAAAAAAGAATAACGTTGAGTATACGTTAAACAAACATACTAAGCATTGGATTCAGCGATCAAACTTTGTATATGAAACTTATGGTGAAACCAACTCTGGAGGTACTCATGTTAATGGTATGAGTACTTGGGCTGATTTTCCTGTAGCAGGTGAATATATTATTGAATATGGAGGGCGCTCAAAAGGACATTGTGTAGATAGAATAGTACTTTTTAAAGCAGATCAGGAAGCAGCAGCTAAAAATGTTAATACTCCAGAATCTCTGCAAGAAGGTACTTGCGAACCCGAACCTATTTGTCAAAATGTGATTTTAAATGCTGTTGATTTTCCAATAACGCCGAAAATTGATGGTTTTGAAGTGGGATATGTTGATAACGCCAGAAATGCGATGGCTATTAATGCAGCACAACATAAAGATAAGTTTGCTGCGGTAAAACAAACCTTTACAGGAATTGATGGAACCTATAATATAGCATTGACAACTTTGGCTGAATTAGATGGAGAATCCACTTATGTTCTTAAAGTCGGTGGTGTTGAAATTGGTACCTATCAGAATCCAGAAACCGATGTTGATTATACACCAACTACAAAAACGTGGGAAGGTGTAAGTGTTAAGTCAGGCGATGAAATTCAAGTAGAATTTAATTCACACACTAATGGAAAAATACCAGAAGGAGGTGGTACAGCTTATTCAAGAGGAAGATGGACACAATTGGTTTTTCTTTGTCCAGGAAGCCCAAATCCTAGTGATCCAGAAACGGTAGCGTTTTTAAATTTCCCTGATGCCTTTAGCAAGGATACGACTACTTTTTCTGTTGAAGCTATTTATTCTGCCAATGAAACCAGAGAAATTAATTTTGCTCTAAAAACTCCAGATAATAAACATATTAATCAAGGTGTGTTAACTGTTCCTGCGGGAACCGATCAAACTGTAGTTGTAAGTGTTAGTGTGCCTGCGCCGTTAGCTCCAGCTCCAAAGTATAAGTTTGTTGTTGCACTGCGTCCTGTTGGTGGAGATTTTTCTTCAAACATTAATAGAGAAATTGACTTTGCAGATATTGTAGATGCCCTATCTGTAAATGAAGAAACTTTAAATAAAGGAATTAGCGTTTATCCTAACCCATTAGGAAACAAAAAAATCACAATAAAGCTACATGGAGGTATAGCAAACAAGGTTGCTTATAGTATATTTGATTTGAACGGTAGATTAATTTTATCGGGAAAATCAGAAAAAAAGATATTTGAAGTATCTTCTCAAGCTTTAAAAGCCAGAGGAGTTTATATTTTGAAAGTGAACGATGGAAGTGCCCAGTTTATTCAAAAAATAGTAAAATAG
- a CDS encoding acyl-CoA thioesterase: MITDIFELRPRYGEVDQMGYVYHANYVTYCHQSRTELLRKLGINDSKLEKNHIMLPVISFEIIYKKPAHYDELITIQTTIKELPKVRFNFEFEIKNEQNTLLSKAKSTVVFVDSQSRLPINIPYFVENALKPHFKSVCV, encoded by the coding sequence ATGATAACTGACATATTTGAATTAAGACCCCGATATGGAGAAGTAGACCAAATGGGATATGTGTATCATGCCAATTACGTTACATATTGCCACCAGTCTCGTACTGAGTTATTACGCAAATTAGGGATAAACGATAGTAAACTTGAAAAGAACCATATCATGTTACCAGTAATTTCGTTTGAAATTATTTATAAAAAGCCTGCTCATTACGATGAACTTATTACAATACAAACAACTATTAAGGAATTACCAAAGGTTCGCTTTAATTTCGAATTTGAAATAAAAAATGAACAAAACACGCTTTTAAGCAAAGCAAAATCAACTGTTGTTTTTGTAGATAGTCAGTCACGTTTGCCAATTAACATACCTTATTTTGTTGAGAATGCACTTAAACCTCATTTTAAAAGTGTTTGTGTATGA
- a CDS encoding lysophospholipid acyltransferase family protein: MGLFKRNPFGHILIVKKWLIRILGAMTHRRFRGFNELQIEGSDIIKTLPDTNVLFISNHQTYFADVVSMFHVFNASLSGREDSIKNVGYLWNPKLNIYYVAAKETMKAGLLPKILAYVGSISIERTWRSEGQDVNRQVKMSDISNIGKALDDGWVITFPQGTTTPFKPIRKGTAHIIKRYKPIVIPIVIDGFRRSFDKKGLRIKKKNILQSFEIKAPLEIDYDNESTDEIVKKIEYAIEQHPSFLKVIPQKELEALEELNKKREW; this comes from the coding sequence ATGGGATTGTTTAAAAGAAATCCATTCGGACATATACTAATTGTAAAAAAATGGCTCATAAGAATTCTGGGTGCAATGACTCATAGGCGCTTTAGAGGGTTTAATGAATTACAAATAGAAGGTTCTGATATTATAAAAACATTACCTGATACGAATGTATTATTTATTTCGAATCATCAAACATACTTTGCAGATGTGGTATCCATGTTTCACGTCTTTAATGCTAGTTTAAGTGGCCGAGAAGACTCTATTAAAAATGTTGGATACTTGTGGAATCCTAAGTTGAATATTTATTATGTCGCTGCCAAAGAAACCATGAAAGCAGGACTGCTGCCAAAAATATTAGCTTATGTAGGCTCTATTAGTATTGAACGTACTTGGAGATCAGAAGGACAAGATGTGAACAGACAGGTTAAGATGAGTGATATTTCAAACATTGGTAAAGCATTAGATGATGGTTGGGTTATAACCTTTCCACAGGGGACAACAACCCCATTTAAACCTATTAGAAAAGGAACAGCCCATATTATTAAACGATATAAACCTATTGTAATACCTATAGTTATTGATGGGTTTAGACGTTCTTTCGATAAAAAAGGATTGCGTATTAAAAAGAAAAACATTTTACAATCTTTTGAAATTAAAGCGCCTTTGGAAATAGATTACGATAATGAATCTACAGACGAGATTGTTAAAAAAATTGAATATGCTATCGAACAGCATCCTTCTTTCTTAAAAGTGATTCCTCAAAAAGAATTAGAAGCCCTCGAAGAGCTTAATAAAAAGCGTGAGTGGTAA
- a CDS encoding peptidylprolyl isomerase — protein MRLVFLLCLFFLFLNCEDKQTKKKVIPKTTVTKKEKKDIKKDTIIEPEREFPKLDSKSAMAFFLEYDKQHKENKVRITTDFGTIDILLFNETKFHRSNFIFLTKQKYFNGTQFYRVINNYIVQAGNSDDKKTAKKRSYIGRYLLPPDTKRGFKHDRGVVSMPSSEINNPYKLASPFEFFIVQQKGGAHFLDGDYTIFGKVIKGMHVVDKIAAVETDDGDWPDKNVYIRSVEIID, from the coding sequence ATGAGACTTGTTTTTCTTTTATGTCTATTTTTTTTATTTCTGAATTGTGAAGATAAACAAACTAAAAAGAAAGTGATCCCTAAAACTACGGTTACAAAAAAGGAGAAAAAAGACATTAAAAAAGATACTATTATAGAACCTGAAAGAGAGTTCCCTAAGTTGGATTCTAAAAGTGCTATGGCCTTTTTTCTAGAATATGATAAACAGCATAAAGAAAATAAAGTACGTATTACTACAGATTTTGGGACTATTGATATTTTATTATTTAATGAAACAAAATTTCATCGTTCTAACTTTATTTTTTTAACGAAACAAAAATATTTTAACGGTACACAATTTTACAGGGTTATTAATAATTACATCGTACAGGCAGGTAATAGCGATGATAAAAAAACTGCTAAAAAACGTTCGTATATTGGAAGGTATTTATTACCCCCAGATACCAAACGCGGCTTTAAGCATGATAGAGGTGTTGTATCGATGCCTAGCAGCGAAATTAATAATCCTTATAAGTTAGCTTCTCCTTTTGAGTTTTTTATAGTGCAGCAAAAAGGTGGTGCTCATTTTTTAGATGGCGACTATACTATTTTTGGTAAAGTTATAAAGGGAATGCATGTTGTAGATAAAATTGCTGCGGTTGAAACAGATGATGGTGACTGGCCTGACAAAAATGTTTATATAAGAAGCGTCGAAATAATAGATTAG
- a CDS encoding trimeric intracellular cation channel family protein, with translation MFYTIDILGTIAFAISGVLVAINKKMDLFGILIIGFVTAVGGGTLRDLLIGNTPVSWMKDITFTYVIIVSAVFAILFRSKINYLRTSLFLFDTIGIGLYTLVGIEKGLNSGLHPVICIALGTITASFGGVIRDILCNEIPIIFRKEIYATACILGGATYFLLSEFPLKNNVVFIIAGIVVIVTRLLAVKFKIALPSFYSKE, from the coding sequence ATGTTTTATACTATAGATATTTTAGGAACCATTGCTTTTGCCATTTCTGGCGTATTGGTAGCAATCAATAAAAAAATGGATTTATTCGGAATTCTAATTATTGGATTTGTTACAGCTGTTGGAGGCGGTACACTTCGAGATTTACTTATAGGTAATACACCTGTGAGTTGGATGAAAGACATTACGTTTACCTATGTTATTATTGTATCTGCAGTTTTTGCGATACTTTTTAGAAGTAAAATCAACTATTTAAGAACGTCTCTTTTTTTGTTTGATACCATTGGTATAGGCCTGTATACTTTAGTTGGGATAGAAAAAGGATTGAATTCTGGGTTACACCCAGTTATTTGTATTGCTTTAGGGACAATAACTGCTAGTTTTGGAGGTGTTATTCGTGATATATTATGTAATGAGATTCCTATTATTTTTAGAAAAGAAATTTATGCTACCGCTTGTATACTTGGTGGAGCCACCTATTTTTTATTAAGCGAATTTCCTCTTAAAAACAATGTTGTATTTATCATTGCTGGAATTGTGGTAATCGTAACAAGGTTATTAGCTGTTAAATTTAAAATAGCCTTACCTAGCTTTTATTCAAAAGAATAA
- a CDS encoding RDD family protein, which translates to MSELQINTTQNVKITFNAAGGGERLLAFVLDMVIKIGYLLILNKVFGVFEGMDEWSQIGINTILSFPVMFYTLALESFFQGQTIGKRVLKIRVVKIDGYQASLSDYVVRWFFRIVDVYIFGLGFFVMLSNKKTQRLGDMAAGTAVIALKDSVNISHTILENLKQDYKPTYPNVIRLSDNDARIIKDTFITAKAANDYQTLIKLRAKIVEVVGIKDVKQKTNTQFIDVILKDYNFYTQDM; encoded by the coding sequence ATGTCAGAGTTACAAATTAACACGACCCAAAATGTAAAAATAACGTTTAATGCTGCAGGTGGTGGAGAAAGATTACTAGCATTCGTACTTGATATGGTTATTAAAATTGGGTACTTACTAATTTTAAATAAAGTATTTGGAGTCTTTGAGGGCATGGATGAATGGTCTCAAATAGGTATTAATACGATTTTGAGTTTTCCTGTGATGTTTTATACTTTGGCTTTAGAGTCTTTTTTTCAAGGACAAACCATAGGCAAACGAGTTCTTAAAATTAGAGTTGTTAAAATTGATGGCTACCAAGCATCATTGTCTGATTATGTAGTACGTTGGTTTTTTAGAATTGTAGATGTTTATATTTTCGGATTGGGCTTTTTCGTGATGTTGTCTAATAAAAAGACGCAAAGGTTAGGAGATATGGCTGCTGGAACTGCAGTAATAGCATTAAAAGACAGTGTGAATATTAGCCATACTATTTTAGAAAATTTAAAACAGGATTATAAGCCAACGTACCCTAATGTTATTAGGTTGTCTGATAATGATGCACGTATTATAAAAGATACATTCATTACGGCAAAAGCAGCAAACGATTACCAAACGTTAATAAAGCTAAGAGCGAAAATAGTCGAAGTAGTAGGAATAAAGGATGTGAAACAAAAAACAAATACCCAATTTATTGATGTTATTTTAAAAGATTATAATTTTTACACTCAAGACATGTAA
- a CDS encoding MBL fold metallo-hydrolase has product MKLIVLTENCAGSGFFAEHGLSYIIEYKDDKILFDTGHSDIFIKNAKILGIDIQKEINTVILSHGHWDHGNGLQYIDNKTLITHPGVFIKRFRKNDNSNIGLKLSKNDFEQKFKLILKKEPYYISDNIVFLGQIPRLNDYESKTTLFLDELGKPDFVIDDSAIAVIQNNELIVITGCSHSGVCNIIEYARKVTGINKIKTVIGGFHLKHKNRQTKDTVNFLKKYDIAKIYPSHCTEFPALVAFYEHFNIEQLKTGMILNF; this is encoded by the coding sequence ATGAAATTAATTGTACTTACTGAAAATTGCGCAGGATCCGGTTTTTTTGCAGAACATGGACTATCTTATATAATTGAATATAAAGATGATAAGATTTTGTTCGACACAGGACACTCAGATATCTTTATTAAAAACGCCAAAATACTTGGTATTGATATCCAAAAAGAAATTAACACGGTTATTCTTAGCCATGGCCATTGGGATCATGGAAATGGGCTACAATATATTGATAATAAAACTTTAATTACCCATCCAGGTGTTTTTATTAAACGGTTCAGAAAGAATGATAATTCAAATATTGGACTAAAACTAAGCAAAAACGATTTTGAGCAAAAGTTTAAGTTGATTCTCAAAAAAGAACCTTATTATATTTCAGACAATATTGTTTTTCTGGGACAAATACCCAGGCTAAATGATTATGAGTCAAAAACAACTCTTTTTTTAGATGAATTAGGCAAGCCTGATTTTGTAATTGATGATTCGGCAATTGCTGTTATTCAGAATAACGAGCTCATAGTAATTACTGGATGCTCTCACTCGGGCGTTTGTAACATTATTGAATATGCCCGCAAAGTAACAGGTATCAACAAAATAAAAACTGTAATTGGTGGTTTTCATTTAAAGCACAAAAACCGCCAAACTAAGGATACTGTAAATTTTCTGAAAAAATACGACATAGCGAAAATTTATCCATCGCATTGTACCGAATTCCCTGCTCTTGTTGCTTTTTATGAACATTTTAATATCGAACAATTAAAAACAGGAATGATTTTAAATTTCTAA